ACAGCCATCAAAAGTGAGACTTATATTATTACAGTAATATGACGGcatcacaaaataattacattttaatttagATTTATCAGAACTATCAAATATGAAACTTAtattcatacaaaaataacagtaaTATGACAGCATTCCAAAATAATAACATGTTGCCTTAGATTCATCATAGCCATCAAATATGAAACTAATAGCATtatcaataattatattatagcattaccaattcctgagtattttgtgatgtcatcgctgtacattattactgataatgtactccattattgggcatcgcgACCCCGGAatgagcataacaatacaagcttatttgttctgtttcttcatacgactaggtattttttccaaatgtatgttgttacttatgattgtcatttccgctgtttaaaaatacatcgcattcatgaaacaaatttgagttcacagcagttcattgaagtgtatatgtgtgtgtacgtacgtgtgtcgctatgattagtattcagcttccgggctgaacatggcagacgatgttcagcgctgtgtatattatacgttgttttgcgcttctcggtctacaaattcactggaattggcaaaactataaaataataacaataatgtacgccctcccagtccataatggactcaagcaaactttgcactccataatgggctcggctgtcgcctcgcccattatgtcgttcaaagtttgctttcgtccattatgggctgggagggcgtacattattgtttaactATTTAAAAGTCTCCCATTGGATTAATTTGATGACAGCAccacataataataatgtttcaCCTTAGATTCAACCAAGCCATCAAATATGAGATTTACATTGTTATCattatactgtaatgtaatcTGGTAGTCCATTTATTGAAATAACTTTTCATTACATTCTGATATGGTATGGcagttgacatgtacatgtacattgattattctttttattgaaaatgacaatttcataGACAGAGAGAATTAGTGAAAGTGATACAGGTAGATGGAACATCAGTGCTTTATTCTGAAATGGCAACTATAATGAATTACTAAGACAAGAATTCTTAACCCAAGCAATCGACAAATGACTCAATATATTACCATAATTTGAAAATCAGTGTCAGTTGCCAAGGTAATGCCAAGTATCTCTGTACAATTTGATTATATACAAATTTGAACAAGATGTAAGCGGAACCTTAAAATATAAGTATTAAGGGaaataaatttattgattttctCAAAAATATAAGAATATgctaataaaatatgcaaatcagcaTTTTAAAATCCCAGGAGTTTTAAATATGCGATTTAACCTGAATTTTTGGCCATTGAAAAATACATCAAGTCTTTACTGGAATGATCCCAATCATTCTAGATCTATAGCTTAATTGCTCCTTCATTATTTAATTGTCATTGATAGCAGCAAATATACACTGGCTTGATGCCCATATAAACACGTAAGGATTGGGTAGAAACCAGATTTTGTTCTTAGAATGCAATCACTAGGCAATcatactgtttgtttgtttatttatttatttatttatttatttatttatacatttggtAAATGTGTTATTGACAGATTCAGTTAATATTCttcacttgtttttttttctttctaggAAATAACAAGAATAAAGTTTAACCATGAGAAGGAAAGGTCCATTAGTTACGAAAAACAATGCCCTGATACCATGTTTCATATTTATCGACTGCATAGTGATGGCAGGTGTGGTTGCACTGTGGTATTTTGTTGAATTCAGTGATGAATTTACTGCAGTCAAACgtggatttacatgtaatgatgacACCTTGATGAAACCCTATGTCAAACTGGATGACCACACCTTACCTAAATTGATGGTTTATATCATGGCTTTTGCATTACCAGTTGTTGTAGTAAGTATTGGTAGGGGGTGTTTCTGTATAAACAACTAAGTACAGTTTTGGAGAAAGGAATATCTTAAGATGTTATtgcctaatatttttcttcattcagccaaggaaaacttttatatgagtgacctaaggggccttgtcactagaCGAATAGTGACAAACTCTTACATCATGTAGGTCGCAAGTATTTTCCGgttaatgaagaaaaatattggggaataatgtaattatacctcctcaagcataatttatgaagaATCAGGAAAAATTATGGCACTGTGGAATGTTTCGACTAATATTTTGGGCACCACAGaatcagtgacatagacacatgttgttgtgacatagaattacccaggtatataatccatatttctgttcaaagacaatatcttggcttgtgcatggtattatAAGTAGCATGTTTTGCATTTTTACATGTTCTGGAAAGTCTACCATTCAAGTACATGAGGAGTAATGCAAGGAAATAATTATCTCTTTTTCCAAGAAACTTACggttgaaatttgaaatttgaaacttgaaaACTTGAAACTTGAAAGTTGCGGTTGAACTTGCGGTTGAAACTTGTTTGTACAGCTGAAGTGAAAATGTACcattatgtcatcaaatgtgaattttatttgtcattgatgtttgaatcaacaacaatttataaataaatacatatagaATATGTTGCTCAAGGTTTCTAGAGTTAATagaataggacagtacaatatagttactttggaaaaatttgaaatgaatacagTGTACGTTTTGATCCATCTACCTATAGACCTCTAtcacataatgacttcattatTCAGCATTAATGTATCTCTCCAAAGTTCCATAGTAGACAGATCGGAGCAtcacattcgtttccaatttaccattccaaagtaactatattttactatcttcaatacatgtacatttttaatagtttgtttcattgtttatgtattttttgGATTATTAGTTTTTTTATTCATGATCTGTTTTAACttagtagaatagaaattgatacttgaaTCCATTTTTATAGAAGTAACAGTAAAGTTAccttattgaaatatatatttttgaagcTTTCGTCCGAAACACTCAGATATCATCAGTGTAATGATGTTATGCCGTGTGGTTAGGTGATCTCCTAACAGACTCACCTGACACTAGACATTTGTAAATTGGTAGGAGATTGTATCCATAGTCACAGTTAAGGGATGGCTGGTGTTCTCTTATTTCACTGGATTCACATATTTTCGTAGGCCTAATGTTTTAACTCATTATCACCTTGATCAGCCATTTCATTTGTGTCTTAAATTACTTTTTTAAAAGCTAGAAACTTAGAAAGGTTATGATCTCTAACAATTCAAATTTCTTTTCTCAATCTACTCATCACAGATATTATTTGGTGAAGCTTGTTTAGCCGTACATCTACTGAAAAACCGAAAGTATGAGAAACAGGAAAAAGTAGTCAAAACATGTGGATGTTTAATTCAACCAGTCTTTAGACGAATGATAAGATTTGTGGGTAAGTCacagtctgtttgtttgtgttagTATGGCTTTAATTAATGTAAaaaagtaaatgtatgtgtacatgttggtgctaCTGTCAAGAATTCATGATTGTGCTTTAATAATTTGAATGACTTACAAACTATGAAAATTCCTGAATTTCACCAATAGAAATAATTTTCGCTCATATAGGCACTTGTTTTGGGTTACCATCTTACAATCAGTGATGTTGTGATTTGTGTTTCcaatcctgccatagagggcatcactttttaacattattttataagAAATATAGGTTTTGTAGAGTCAttagaaacatacatgtagaattaaCTAAGGCCGTCCATATAACTAATCAAGTTTTATTTTCACTAACATGTGATGGATTAAAACTAAGTTGCTCTCAACTCTTTCTtcatattattatcaatatggTCAACTGCCACAAGTGGAGAGGAATTTCTAAGTCTGTGAAGGCATGGTTTAGAAAACAAAAGTTCTTAATTTTAGCGTTTCAATAGTATTTACcacaataataatagtagtagttcAAATCAATGATACCTAAATTAAAGGATAGTTTAGGTTTTACTTTCTGAAATGTTCAAGTGTTCAGTTCTACCATTATTCCCAGCATaactaaataactgttatttggCAAGGCCGATATGCACTCTAGTACTGCAGATATTATAATTTGAATACATACAGATCATGTACATTATGTTGCAAGACATTTCTCAGGTAGAACTGTGTGTACAGATATTTACCCCatagtaatttacatgtatggtGTAATGACTGATTCATTCAGTTATTGTCAGTCAACGCGTGAGTTTATTACTGCAATGGTCGTTTCACAAATTCTTTCAATAGTTGATAACAAAGGCGTTAAGTTTATTAATGTCCTGGATAAAATAATTGCTTTGTCACAGGTTAGATTACTAGAGACACAACGGAACTGTTCGTAGATCTGTTATATAAAATCTGTTTGAAGACTTCCTACCCTTTAATGAGTTTAAACGTGACTACATGAATCCACAGGTGGTTGTTGATATAATGGTTTAACCTATACCAACATATCTGTGTGTCACATGATCATTTTAGTTTATACTTTATTTCTTAGTACTTAGCCGCAGTACATGTgtcttgtgtctgtatgtgtatgactGAATATAAGTCTACAGACCATAACAGTTGTTAGTTTTCACATTATGAaccacatgtatatatatatgatgattCACTAATTTCAGAGGGCAAGAGGATCAGTGCATGTTACCTAGCTAGCTCCTGGAATTTGCTTGTAATATGACACTTGAGTTATGTTCACCAGGCTGAGTcaaatatagtacatgtaccaccTTATTAAATTTGAGACACTCACATAGGTCTAATCATGTGTAACAAGATCATGCTGCGAGATGAAAAACAGCTTTTTGTGTCGTCTAATTCAGGTATGGGATGGTCAGTAGATATTACCTAGCTAGCACCTGGAATTTGTATATAATGATCGATACCACTGTTATTTATCTTCACTATGCTGAGTCAAATAGTAATACCTTTTCATACCAACACATATAGACACTTACACACATTGGGAATTTCCTGATTATTGCTGTTGTGAAATGAAAGTTGCCAGATACTTAGCAAAAGTGAAACGATCGAGATTCCTTTCTCCCCAAAACTCGATTAACAGGTTTATAAACATATGATGATGCTTGTTAATTCTCCTAGATGCTCTAACTTAAGCTTCCGTCCTGTTCATACTAGGGCATCATCAAGTCTGAAAATCATGCTATCACTAGGGTAACCATACTTGTGCCCAATCCCCAGAATCTATGTGTTCATTGATGTAGTACGTAATGCTGTTGTTGCACAAAAGTTAAGAATGAGTTCTTACTTACATGTAGTAGTGACTACAAAATAGACACATATAACATCAATCATAAAGTAGGGAAAACCATTGCCTAATAATGAAATTTAAGTTAGAAAATTCTCTGTACCTGAattagaatattactgccttgCCACGtcataaaatgaacatttgatttcttggttgacaccatatCTTCTGCTCCACtcgcttcacatgcattactataggtgtgCTGAGAAttagtcgaccttcttgttctattttgaccctctagcatgaggtaaaatgctattgcaggtactgagaattaatGTACACTTTTGAGACTTTGGGTAATTTTCATGTTGATTCTGATCATTATTGTATCTGTAGGTGTGAGTGGATTTGGTGGGTTTGTAACATGGATAGCCACTGATGTAGGACAATTGATGTCTGGTAGATTGACGCCATACTTTCTGACTGTATGTCAACCTAATTGTACTGGTATAGCAGACAATCAGTTTATTACAGACGACAGTCTGTGTGCAGGCAGTGCTAGTCAAATAGCAGAAGCAAGGTATGGATTGACTTAATTACAATCATCAAAAGATTTCCTCTAGGCTGGTTAGTTAAATGGCCGCAGGATGGTCAGTGTTTTGATGTTTAACGTAGCTTTTCTCAAAATGACCCAAGAAACTCCCCCCTGCCTTCCATCCCACTTTGATGACCAAAAAAACCCACCCCTTCAGTAAAGTCAATCTGATATACCaataaaatttggtgttccccagCATCTCTGACAATACAGTTACTTATGAGAAAATCTAGTTTTAGCGCTTTTATGAACAACATGACTTGCCAATTATTAGAAGGCTCTCCGGGCTATTAACACCACACAAATaaaatctatattaaaatgtcCTGTATGTATGCGTTACTGGTTTGTACATGAAGAAGTATACTGATAGTGTTAGCATGTATTTACAAGCAATTTGACTCTGGAATTTTACTTTCTAACTGTATTTAAACACCATTTGTAGCATCTAAAAATAACTGTCTGCCATGAAACAATGTAACCTGAATAAACAgtgacatttttgtaaaaaaatatgattttacatttacaaGTGAATAATTCTGGACATGTATCTACATGTTTAGATAAAATTGAAGTGTAAATGAACTTATCAATATGtctttttttaatgtaaatttgtCATCAAATTATAAAGAAACTATTTGCCACGTATATGTCAAATACattatcaataaaatatattcctCAACTTTGCTTTTGAAAAATGTCGGCTcctaggcctaaaaaaaataattgttcagttccagttacccgaccccacctagcttttcaccgccaaccttaaacttttttttacgcattcaagaaaaaaataatagaaTCGCAATAATTGTGAACTCTCACAAGAAAtaagtggatgcggaaactgacatcaacttaaaaagacaatataaaactattcttccaatctgtaatggctgtacatttgataggaagaaataaacaacacagagaccatttggacaacaatggaaaacctgaactagacagtcacacacaagaaaaaaatatataataaaataaaataaaaaatctacctacccccacctattctaaaattgagcgtaatcggaaccacacaattttttttattaggcctaagaaaAAGTTTTTGTTCTTTTATTTTGTGAATTAATTTCAGACACTGCAACTGATAATGTTCAACCTGAATTTTTTGATGTTAttgatgtattttatttgttatttttcaggATGTCCTTCCCATCATTGTATTCGTCTCTCAGCATGTATTCAACGTTTTTTATGGCTGTAAGTATCATCAAAACATTTAGATCCTTAATTATTAAGTTGTTGAGGTGAAAAACCCCTAGGAACGCTTTTTATATGACTTTATTTCACCTCACCAGTTACATTGAGGGTACAGAGATTCGATATCTTAAGAATATATCTCTGCCTACACCTGTCAGTCACGATGAACACTTTTAGACTGGCTAATTTGACCTTCGAATCCAAGGAATATGAAACTGCCCTCTAGAGGTAGAAGAGTACTTTGTCTCCTTTTTCAGTaatgtgaatttttttataTGATATACCCAGTCTTGTCTGTCATACAAGTGAGTtttttgtacattgtgtagAGAGAATGactatatattgttattttcaaaagaaGGGATAAAAAGCTGTCTGTGGAATGATCTATGAAATAAATCCACTTGTTCggtgaaacaaaatgtcatcatttCACTCAGTATGTGTCCGTCCACATCAAGAAACAAAAAGTAACAGTTAACAACCCTGATAGAATagttaaaaatgaataaaatacttCATTGCCTGGGTATGGATGTTGTAGATTATGGTGGTACGTACGGCAGAAAGGCCAAACTTTAGGTGGGCCCGTAAGCTGTACTACCggaggtctgcaaaacccatatccagggtgtaaagattttatcaaatatcCCATGCAGTGACAGAGAAACATCATTTTAATCACATAATCAAATACATTGGCAGtggaatgttattttatttgcaaaaacataaaaatagtgaagaaatttaTAACAAAACCAAATCACTGAGTGGATAGATATCGATAAAGGTG
The Glandiceps talaboti chromosome 6, keGlaTala1.1, whole genome shotgun sequence genome window above contains:
- the LOC144436752 gene encoding phospholipid phosphatase-related protein type 1-like — translated: MRRKGPLVTKNNALIPCFIFIDCIVMAGVVALWYFVEFSDEFTAVKRGFTCNDDTLMKPYVKLDDHTLPKLMVYIMAFALPVVVILFGEACLAVHLLKNRKYEKQEKVVKTCGCLIQPVFRRMIRFVGVSGFGGFVTWIATDVGQLMSGRLTPYFLTVCQPNCTGIADNQFITDDSLCAGSASQIAEARMSFPSLYSSLSMYSTFFMALYIHSMLKVTGSRLLSPLLCVGIISLSYMCGLTELQQYRHHGVDILFGFLLGAVIAGYLGIVTLNNFEPNPHDSYEEGLDGVSVVTLPRPKLHYPMSNGNHTIPLDRGASRRSDQFVVTNPAFDDGPYQSGFSTSPR